In Candidatus Korarchaeota archaeon NZ13-K, the DNA window CATGGGCTACTTATACACTCGGAGCGTAGAGCTCCGTCATCGGGAACATCCCAGCTAAATCCACTCAAAGCTGTATTTGAGCTTCACCCATTCATCCCCTAACTGAAGTTAGGGGTTTTCTGGGCACCCTTTTTATAACCTGGGAGTAGGTTTCCTCCGGCGATGAGGGTCCTCAGGCCCTTCGATCCCTGGAGGTCCGAGCTCTGCACGTGTCCCACCAAGTACTCCCTTCATCCCTACACGGGGTGCACCCACTCATGCCTCTACTGCTACGCCACCTCCTACATAGGGAGGAGGCGCAGCTCGCCCAAGGCGGGGTTCCTGAGGATGCTCAGTAGGGATCTGCTGGAAGCGGATCCGAGGATCCCTGTGGAGCTATCGACCAGCAGCGACCCTTATCCACCCGAGGAGCTGTCCCTGGGGATCACCAGGGCCTCCCTGAGCCTCCTCAAGTGGAGGGGATTCAGGGTGCTCATAACGACAAAGGGAGCAGCTTTTCCACTGGATGAGGGGCTCTACGATGCCGTGATGGTGACCTTGACCACGCTGGATAGGGATCTCTCCTTGAAGCTGGAACCCCTCGCGCCCAGTCCCTCGCGGAGGATTGACTCCCTGGCCAGGGTCAGCGTGAGGAGGGGCGTTAGGGTTGACCCCATAATACCGGGGTTGAACGATGACATCGATGAGATCAGGACCCTCCTGAGGGAGGTCAGGGATTCCGGAGCGGAGCACGTGACCTTCTCGACGTATAAGGCGAGGCCGGACAGTCTCAAGAGATTGATAAATATGTTCCCTGAGATCTCAAGCAAATTAAAATATCTTTATAATAGAGAGGGGAGCTCCTTCAGGGGCTATCGCTACCTCAGGGCCGGGCTGAGGCATGAGATCCTCAGCAAAGCAGTTGAAGAGGCCCTTA includes these proteins:
- a CDS encoding radical SAM protein, whose amino-acid sequence is MRVLRPFDPWRSELCTCPTKYSLHPYTGCTHSCLYCYATSYIGRRRSSPKAGFLRMLSRDLLEADPRIPVELSTSSDPYPPEELSLGITRASLSLLKWRGFRVLITTKGAAFPLDEGLYDAVMVTLTTLDRDLSLKLEPLAPSPSRRIDSLARVSVRRGVRVDPIIPGLNDDIDEIRTLLREVRDSGAEHVTFSTYKARPDSLKRLINMFPEISSKLKYLYNREGSSFRGYRYLRAGLRHEILSKAVEEALRLGMSASVCREGFPDLMRSLSCDGTHLLAQAPRHRGSP